The Lysinibacillus timonensis nucleotide sequence TCAAAATTGGTAATATGGATGAACTCAATCAAATACTAAAAAATGAACAATCACACGTAGCAGCTATCGAAACACTTGAAAAACAGCGTCAGCTATTGGTAACGGATTACCTTAAATCAAAAGGAATTGATTTTGCTGATACTCCAACTGTTGCAGATGTGATCGAAGCGGCTAATAGCGAAAATGAACGAAAGCAATTAGAACAAATACGACATCGCGTAGTTCAAGCTGTAAATGAACTAAAAAAACAAAATGAATTAAATCAAAAGCTTGTCTACCAGTCATTACAATTCGTCAACATGTCGCTCGATATGTTACGCCCACGTCCTGAACAAATAAACTATTCAGGCAAAGAAGCGCAAGGACAAAATGTAGTGGAAAAGAAATCATTTTTCGATTCACAAGCTTAGGAAAAGTGTGTGGGTAAAAGTTCTCCACACACTCTATTACATAATAGTCAATTCGAAGAAAAAGAAGAAATTCTATTGATAAGGAGGAGACATCATGCGCTCCACATTCATGGGTTTAGAAGCAAGTAAACGTGGTCTATTCACACAACAAAGTGCTTTATATACAACTGGACATAACATCTCCAATGCCAACACGCTTGGCTATTCTCGTCAACGAGTAAACATGACACCAACATTAGGATATCCAGGAACAGGTTTAAACGCCCCAATGACAGCTGGTTTTATTGGTACTGGTGTTCAGGCTGAATCCGTTCAACGTATCCGCGATGAATTTATCGACCGTCAATATCGTCAAGAGACAAATAAGCTAGGATATTATGAGTCCCGTGCTAGAGCAATCTCCCAAATGGAAGATATTATGTCTGAGCCCTCAGAGTACGGGTTGAATGAGGCTTTCAACTTATTTTGGAGTTCATTACAAGATGTGGCTACTAACCCAGAAGATACTGCTTCTCGAAAAGTAGCAATTCAACGTGCAGAACTATTAGCCGATTCATTTAACTATTTGGATACACAATTAACACAAGTTCAAGGAAACTTAGGAAATGAAATCGATGTTTCTACTACACAAGTTAACTCCATTTTAAAACAAATCGCAGAGATAAATAAGCAGATTCAAGCAATTGAGCCAAATGGATATATGCCCAACGATTTATATGATAGTCGAGATTTATTGTTGGATGAGTTAAATGAATTCCTACCTGTTTCAGTAAGAAGTGAAAAGTCTGGTGGAAACTCATTGGATATCGCTGAAGGTAGTTATACAGTCTCATATCAAGATCCGAATGGAAATGAAATAGTACTTGTGAAAGGTAAAGAGTATGTTCAGCTTACAACTATGGGTGTAGATTCAACCGGGGATACTGGGGAAGTTACAGGTGAAGAACCCCTTAAAAAGTTCACTCACTTTCTCACTGATAAGACAATTGATGGAACAACAGGAAACATCACAAACACTACACAGGCTATAGTTTACGATGAGTTGCACCCTTCGAAAGGAAAGCTAGTAGCCTTGATAGATTCTTACGGGTATATCGAATCGACAAACAATTTAAACGGAACAGTTACCTATTCTTCACCAGTGAATGATGACGGCTTTTATCCACAAATGATAAGAGATTTAAAAACTCTCGCTACTACTTTTGTAAATG carries:
- a CDS encoding flagellar protein FlgN, with protein sequence MSVQPIIEILEKLEKVHHSLLELALKKTEVVKIGNMDELNQILKNEQSHVAAIETLEKQRQLLVTDYLKSKGIDFADTPTVADVIEAANSENERKQLEQIRHRVVQAVNELKKQNELNQKLVYQSLQFVNMSLDMLRPRPEQINYSGKEAQGQNVVEKKSFFDSQA
- the flgK gene encoding flagellar hook-associated protein FlgK; this translates as MRSTFMGLEASKRGLFTQQSALYTTGHNISNANTLGYSRQRVNMTPTLGYPGTGLNAPMTAGFIGTGVQAESVQRIRDEFIDRQYRQETNKLGYYESRARAISQMEDIMSEPSEYGLNEAFNLFWSSLQDVATNPEDTASRKVAIQRAELLADSFNYLDTQLTQVQGNLGNEIDVSTTQVNSILKQIAEINKQIQAIEPNGYMPNDLYDSRDLLLDELNEFLPVSVRSEKSGGNSLDIAEGSYTVSYQDPNGNEIVLVKGKEYVQLTTMGVDSTGDTGEVTGEEPLKKFTHFLTDKTIDGTTGNITNTTQAIVYDELHPSKGKLVALIDSYGYIESTNNLNGTVTYSSPVNDDGFYPQMIRDLKTLATTFVNAFNKVHQAGFPLDDSALEGTAFNTFRVFDITSDGKVEVNSLIVDNPSLLAASSAENEEGNGNWAIELANLQFLGLNGQTETILDNSIDLTGLDLDGATFQTFYEGLIGQLGVDGQEAERLRYNTETIRMTVENNRASMSSVSLDEEMTNMITFQQAYNASARMITVIDETLDKIINGMGRVGL